Proteins found in one Triticum urartu cultivar G1812 chromosome 4, Tu2.1, whole genome shotgun sequence genomic segment:
- the LOC125551024 gene encoding putative receptor protein kinase ZmPK1: protein MLVLRSMRPFVLVLLITVCGLSLLIACPPAVAAARESLARGASIAVEDYATDFLRSPGGTFACGFYRVSSTVFTFSVWFTRAKERSVVWTADRTRPVHSKGSRLTLDKRGGALILTDYDGEPVWNSTVAGAPTASRARLRDAGNLVVEDADGRALWQSFHFPTDTLLPTQRLTATTRLVSSRDGRLLSSGYYSLGFSDYAMLSLFYDNGNFSSIYWPNPYNNYVANNRRIYNFTREAAMDALGNFLSSDNANFQAADFAAAGVRRRLTLDADGNLRAYSLDAAKGTWAVSWMAFRNPCTIHGVCGANAVCLYAPAPSCACAPGHEQTDPGDWTRGCRPTFRQHQCGKPTRTRTKLMALPHSDFWGYDLNDGEILPLAACARRCRANCACVAFQHKANMECYLKSVLFNGRTFPGLPGTVYIKVPVDFVVPEFHVHQWQSHVHGGLAILEENITVCGDRAAQKVVLNATALSRKHVGDAAGKPVWPYLYGFLSALLVVEALVIGLGCLLFSRKGLFTRSSPVYPMDEGYRLILLTTSFQRYSYAAIKKATGNFADEIGRGGSGVVYRGVLEDGRVVAVKALTTSVSRSHGEEEFQAELSVIGRIYHMNLVRIIGCCSQGKHRILVSEFIENGSLATMLFSDEDGDGDGGDDHDVLAWSQRFRIAVGVARGLAYLHSECLEWIIHCDMKPENILLDRDLEPKITDFGLAKLLDRRPEGSASRAGREANPSGRIRGTRGYMAPEWVSSLAISDKVDVYSFGVVLLELVKGVRVADGDQNTDVRAVAKAVGEKMHSGSVDDLVDGRLAGDFNRAQVKVVVGVALSCLEEERNRRPSMSAVVQALVSVEDA from the coding sequence ATGCTAGTGCTACGATCGATGAGACCCTTCGTCCTGGTGCTTTTGATCACTGTCTGTGGTTTGAGCTTGTTGATCGCATGTCCGCCAGCCGTCGCGGCGGCGCGCGAGAGCCTCGCCCGGGGCGCCTCCATCGCCGTCGAGGACTATGCCACCGACTTCCTGCGCTCGCCGGGCGGCACCTTCGCCTGCGGCTTCTACCGCGTCTCCTCCACCGTTTTCACCTTCTCCGTCTGGTTCACGCGCGCCAAGGAACGCTCCGTCGTCTGGACCGCCGACCGCACGCGCCCTGTCCACAGCAAGGGCTCGCGCCTCACGCTGGACAAGCGCGGCGGCGCTCTCATCCTCACCGACTACGACGGCGAGCCGGTCTGGAACTCCACCGTGGCCGGCGCCCCGACGGCCTCGCGCGCCCGGCTCCGCGACGCCGGCAACCTTGTCGTGGAGGACGCCGACGGGAGGGCGCTGTGGCAGAGCTTCCACTTCCCCACGGACACGCTGCTGCCGACGCAGCGCCTCACCGCGACGACGCGCCTGGTGTCGTCGCGCGACGGCAGGCTGCTCTCCTCCGGCTACTACAGCCTCGGGTTCAGCGACTACGCCATGCTCTCCCTCTTCTACGACAACGGCAACTTCTCCAGCATCTACTGGCCCAACCCCTACAACAACTACGTCGCCAACAACCGCAGGATCTACAACTTCACCCGCGAGGCCGCCATGGACGCGCTCGGCAACTTCCTCTCCAGCGACAACGCCAACTTCCAGGCGGCCGACTTCGCCGCCGCCGGTGTCCGGAGGAGGCTCACGCTCGACGCGGACGGCAACCTCAGGGCGTACAGCCTGGACGCGGCGAAGGGGACGTGGGCGGTGTCGTGGATGGCGTTCCGCAACCCCTGCACCATCCACGGCGTCTGCGGCGCCAACGCGGTGTGCCTCTACGCGCCGGCGCCTTCCTGCGCCTGCGCGCCGGGGCACGAGCAGACCGACCCCGGCGACTGGACCAGAGGGTGCCGGCCTACTTTCCGGCAGCACCAGTGCGGGAAGCCGACGCGGACGCGGACGAAGCTGATGGCACTGCCGCACTCCGACTTCTGGGGCTACGACCTCAACGACGGCGAGATCCTGCCGTTGGCGGCGTGCGCCAGGAGGTGCCGCGCCAACTGCGCATGCGTCGCGTTCCAGCACAAGGCCAACATGGAGTGCTACCTCAAAAGCGTCCTCTTCAACGGCAGGACGTTCCCCGGCTTGCCGGGGACGGTGTACATCAAGGTCCCGGTCGACTTCGTCGTCCCGGAGTTCCACGTCCACCAATGGCAATCGCACGTACACGGCGGCCTTGCCATCCTTGAGGAGAATATCACCGTCTGCGGCGACCGCGCCGCTCAAAAGGTCGTCCTCAACGCCACCGCCTTGTCACGCAAGCACGTCGGTGACGCTGCGGGGAAACCGGTGTGGCCGTACCTGTACGGGTTCCTGTCGGCGCTGCTCGTCGTGGAGGCCCTTGTCATCGGGCTCGGCTGCCTGCTCTTCTCCAGGAAGGGACTGTTCACGCGGTCCTCTCCGGTGTACCCCATGGACGAAGGCTACAGACTCATCCTCCTCACCACAAGCTTCCAGAGGTACAGCTACGCGgcgatcaagaaggccacggggaaCTTCGCCGACGAGATCGGCCGCGGCGGGTCTGGCGTGGTGTACAGGGGCGTTCTCGAGGACGGCCGGGTCGTGGCCGTCAAGGCGCTGACGACGAGCGTGAGCCGCTCCCACGGGGAGGAGGAGTTCCAGGCGGAGCTGAGCGTGATCGGCAGGATCTACCACATGAACCTGGTGAGGATCATCGGCTGCTGCTCCCAAGGCAAGCACCGCATCCTCGTCTCCGAGTTCATCGAGAACGGCTCGCTCGCCACGATGTTGTTCTCGGACGaagacggcgacggcgacggcggcgatgaTCACGACGTCCTCGCGTGGAGCCAGCGGTTCCGGATCGCCGTCGGCGTGGCCAGGGGCCTCGCCTATCTGCACAGCGAGTGCCTCGAGTGGATCATCCACTGCGACATGAAGCCGGAGAACATACTGCTGGACCGTGATCTGGAGCCCAAGATCACCGACTTCGGGCTCGCCAAGCTGCTGGACCGCCGCCCTGAGGGGTCCGCCTCTCGCGCAGGGCGGGAGGCGAACCCGTCGGGGCGGATCAGGGGGACGAGGGGGTACATGGCGCCGGAATGGGTGTCGAGCCTGGCCATCAGCGACAAGGTCGACGTGTACAGCTTCGGCGTCGTGCTGCTGGAGCTGGTGAAAGGGGTCAGGGTGGCGGACGGCGACCAGAATACGGACGTCAGGGCCGTGGCCAAGGCCGTGGGCGAGAAGATGCATTCCGGCAGCGTGGATGATCTTGTGGATGGCCGGCTCGCCGGCGACTTTAACCGCGCACAGGTGAAGGTGGTGGTTGGTGTTGCCTTGTCGTGcttggaggaggagaggaaccGGCGGCCGAGCATGAGCGCGGTGGTGCAGGCGCTCGTCTCCGTTGAAGATGCGTGA
- the LOC125551025 gene encoding glutamine--fructose-6-phosphate aminotransferase [isomerizing] 1-like — MCGIFAYLNYCAPRDRRYVLEVLLNGLRRLEYRGYDSSGIALDADLPPPGSAAAYAGAPPLVFRQEGKIDNLVRSVYSEVDEKGVNLDATFSVHAGIAHTRWATHGVPAPKNSHPQSSGTGDEFLVVHNGIITNYEILKETLIRHGFTFESDTDTEVIPKLAKFVFDQACDGEGDMTFSQVVMEVMRQLEGAYALIFKSPHYPNELIACKRGSTLILGVNEVSDQNSAKSFQNVKSLTTNGSPREFFFSSDLCAIVEHTKNYLAIEDNEIIHIKDGSVSILKFDKEKEKPASVQRALSVLEMEVEQIKKGSYDHFMQKEIHEQPHSLTTTMRGRLKDSGVVLGGLKEHLKTLRRSRRVIFIGCGTSYNAALAARPFVEELTGIPVTMEVASDLLDRQGPIYREDTAVFVSQSGETADTLLALEYALEKGALCVGVTNTVGSTLSRKTHCGIHINAGCEIGVASTKAYTSQIVVMAMIALAIGSDQLSTQPRRESIITGLSSLPSHVSEVLKLDAEMKELASSLIDSESLLVFGRGYNYATALEGALKVKEVALMHSEGMLAGEMKHGPLALVDENLPIIVIATRDSCFSKQKSVIQQLLSRKGRLIIMCSEGDISAVGPSASCRVIQVPEVADCLQPVINIIPLQLLAYHLTVLRGFDVDQPRNLAKSVTTQ; from the exons ATGTGCGGGATCTTCGCCTACCTCAACTACTGTGCGCCGCGGGATCGACGGTATGTCCTCGAGGTCCTCCTCAACGGCCTCCGCCGCCTCGAGTACCGCGGCTACGACTCCTCCGGCATAGCCCTCGACGCGGACCTCCCGCCGCCTGGTTCCGCGGCGGCGTACGCGGGGGCGCCGCCACTCGTGTTCCGCCAGGAGGGAAAGATCGATAACCTCGTGCGATCCGTCTACTCCG AGGTTGATGAGAAGGGTGTGAACCTGGATGCCACATTTTCCGTTCACGCCGGAATCGCTCACACCAGGTGGGCTACACATGGCGTGCCTGCCCCAAAGAACAGCCACCCCCAATCCTCTGGCACCGGTGATGAGTTCTTGGTCGTCCACAACGGAATTATCACAAACTATGAG ATTCTGAAAGAGACACTGATTCGACACGGGTTCACCTTTGAGTCTGATACCGACACAGAAGTCATCCCTAAGCTAGCGAAGTTTGTTTTTGACCAGGCTTGTGATGGAGAAG GTGATATGACATTTAGCCAAGTTGTTATGGAAGTCATGAGGCAGCTTGAAGGAGCCTATGCACTTATCTTTAAAAGTCCACACTATCCCAATGAGCTGATTGCATGCAAACGAGGCAGCACGCTGATACTTGGTGTCAAT GAAGTAAGTGATCAAAACAGCGCGAAGTCATTTCAGAATGTCAAATCCCTGACAACAAATGGAAGCCCcagggagttcttcttctccagtGATTTATGTGCTATTGTAGAGCACACCAAGAATTATTTGGCTATTGAAGACAATGAAATTATTCATATAAAG GATGGTAGTGTGTCTATCCTTAAGTTTGACAAGGAAAAAGAGAAGCCAGCATCTGTGCAACGAGCATTGTCTGTTCTGGAGATGGAAGTCGAGCAAATAAAGAAAGGAAGCTATGACCACTTCATGCAAAAAGAAATCCATGAACAGCCACATTCACTGACAACAACCATGAGAGGTAGACTGAAGGATAGTGGAGTTGTTTTAGGCGGACTAAAGGAACACCTCAAAACACTTAGACGCAGTAGAAGAGTAATCTTTATTGGCTGTGGTACTAGCTATAATGCTGCCTTAGCTGCACGACCTTTTGTGGAAGAACTCACCG GTATTCCTGTGACTATGGAGGTTGCAAGTGACTTGCTGGACAGACAAGGCCCCATCTACAGAGAGGACACTGCAGTTTTTGTGAGCCAGTCAGGGGAGACAGCAGACACCCTCCTTGCTCTTGAGTATGCACTAGAAAAGGGAGCACTTTGTGTTGGCGTTACAAATACAGTGGGGAGCACGCTGTCAAGAAAAACACATTGTGGAATTCATATCAATGCTGGTTGTGAGATTGGTGTTGCCAGCACCAAG GCTTATACAAGTCAAATAGTAGTCATGGCGATGATAGCCTTGGCTATTGGATCTGATCAGTTATCCACTCAACCTAGAAGGGAGTCTATAATCACTGGTCTTTCAAGTCTTCCAA GCCATGTTAGTGAAGTTCTCAAGCTTGATGCTGAAATGAAGGAACTCGCATCTTCACTAATCGACTCGGAGTCACTCCTTGTGTTTGGAAGAGGTTATAACTATGCcactgccttggagggtgctctcaAAGTTAAGGAGGTCGCGCTGATGCACAGCGAAGGCATGCTTGCTGGCGAGATGAAGCACGGGCCACTAGCCCTGGTGGATGAAAATCTTCCCATCATCGTCATCGCAACACGCGACTCGTGCTTCAG CAAGCAGAAGTCGGTGATTCAGCAGCTCCTTTCTCGCAAGGGGCGTTTGATCATAATGTGCTCTGAAGGGGACATCTCCGCCGTCGGTCCTAGTGCATCCTGCAGGGTAATTCAGGTTCCAGAGGTCGCTGACTGTCTCCAGCCAGTGATCAACATAATTCCGTTGCAG TTGCTGGCATACCACCTTACTGTTCTCCGTGGATTCGATGTCGACCAGCCAAGGAATCTGGCCAAGAGCGTGACTACACAGTAA